A genomic segment from Pseudoduganella chitinolytica encodes:
- a CDS encoding M13 family metallopeptidase yields the protein MKRHLISLSLIAAFAATAAHAADSAAISGIDTQYIDPSVRAQDDFFVHLNGKWLKTAEIPADKSSWGSFAKLRDDTLPQLRDIVEELQKKKGLKGDEQKIADLYTSYMDEAKLDQLGAKPLAGELARIAAVKDKKALPGLIAHLTRIGAPTPYAVRVSQDARESIRYAAYMAQSGLGLPDRDYYLKKDDAKLADALAKYEQHVAKVLTLAGAKDGAVQAKAIVALETALAEAQWTKVENRDPVKRYNKIAIDKLAELAPGYDWKAALAASGIAGKTDYVIVMQPSYLQGFDKLVASTDLATWKSYLTWHLLRDASPYLSKSFADAHFAFYGTVLTGVTEQPPRWKRGVGVVEAAIGEGMGKLYTAKHFPADRKARMEKLVQNLLLAYKQSIDTLDWMSPETRKEAQAKLAKFTPKIGYPDKWRDYSKLKMNAGDLLGNLRRAAEFDYQRNVSKLGQPIDRTEWGMTPQTVNAYYRSTANEIVFPAAILQPPFFDARADDAVNYGAIGAVIGHEISHGFDDSGSQSDGDGNLRDWWTAQDRANFKAKTDALVKQYDAYSPLPGYNVNGKLTLGENIADNSGLAIAYKAYKLSLNGQPAPVIDNLTGEQRFYMGFGQVWRSKMREAQQIVQVKTDPHSPGQFRANGTVVNQPGFYEAFGVKEGDKLYVKPEERVIIW from the coding sequence GTGAAACGACACCTCATTTCCCTCTCCCTGATCGCGGCGTTTGCCGCCACGGCAGCCCATGCGGCGGACAGTGCGGCCATCTCCGGCATCGACACGCAGTACATCGATCCGAGCGTGCGCGCGCAAGACGACTTCTTCGTGCACCTGAACGGCAAGTGGCTGAAGACGGCCGAGATCCCGGCCGACAAATCCAGCTGGGGTTCGTTTGCCAAGCTGCGCGACGACACGCTGCCGCAACTGCGCGACATCGTCGAGGAACTGCAGAAGAAGAAGGGCCTGAAGGGCGACGAGCAGAAGATCGCCGACCTGTACACGAGCTACATGGACGAAGCAAAGCTGGACCAGCTGGGCGCCAAGCCGCTGGCCGGCGAGCTGGCGCGCATTGCCGCCGTCAAGGACAAGAAGGCGCTGCCCGGCCTGATCGCGCACCTGACCCGCATCGGCGCACCGACACCGTACGCAGTGCGCGTCTCCCAGGATGCCCGTGAATCGATCCGCTACGCCGCCTACATGGCGCAAAGCGGCCTGGGTCTGCCGGACCGCGACTACTACCTGAAAAAGGACGACGCCAAGCTGGCGGACGCGCTGGCGAAGTACGAGCAGCACGTGGCCAAGGTGTTGACGCTGGCCGGCGCCAAGGACGGCGCCGTGCAGGCCAAGGCCATCGTCGCGCTGGAAACGGCACTGGCCGAAGCGCAGTGGACGAAGGTCGAGAACCGCGATCCCGTCAAGCGCTACAACAAGATCGCCATCGACAAGCTGGCCGAACTGGCGCCGGGCTATGACTGGAAAGCCGCGCTGGCGGCATCGGGCATCGCCGGCAAGACGGACTACGTGATCGTCATGCAGCCCAGCTACCTGCAGGGCTTCGACAAGCTGGTGGCGTCCACCGACCTGGCCACCTGGAAGTCGTACCTGACGTGGCACCTGCTGCGCGATGCGTCGCCGTACCTGTCCAAGTCGTTCGCCGATGCGCACTTCGCGTTCTACGGCACGGTGCTGACGGGCGTGACGGAACAGCCGCCGCGCTGGAAGCGGGGCGTCGGCGTCGTCGAGGCGGCGATCGGCGAAGGCATGGGCAAGCTGTACACGGCGAAGCACTTCCCGGCCGACCGCAAGGCGCGCATGGAAAAGCTGGTGCAGAACCTGCTGCTGGCCTACAAGCAGAGCATCGACACGCTCGACTGGATGAGCCCAGAGACCAGGAAGGAAGCGCAGGCCAAGCTGGCCAAGTTCACGCCGAAGATCGGCTATCCGGACAAATGGCGCGATTACAGCAAGTTGAAGATGAACGCGGGCGACCTCCTGGGCAACCTGCGCCGCGCGGCCGAATTCGACTACCAGCGCAATGTGTCGAAACTGGGCCAGCCGATCGACCGCACCGAATGGGGCATGACGCCGCAGACGGTCAACGCCTACTACCGCTCGACGGCCAACGAGATCGTGTTCCCGGCCGCGATCCTGCAGCCGCCGTTCTTCGATGCGCGCGCGGACGACGCGGTCAACTACGGTGCCATCGGCGCCGTGATCGGCCACGAGATCAGCCACGGCTTCGACGATTCGGGCAGCCAGTCCGACGGCGACGGCAACCTGCGCGACTGGTGGACGGCGCAGGACCGCGCCAACTTCAAGGCCAAGACCGACGCGCTGGTCAAGCAGTACGACGCCTACAGCCCGCTGCCGGGCTACAACGTCAACGGCAAGCTGACCCTGGGCGAGAACATCGCCGACAACTCGGGCCTGGCCATCGCGTACAAGGCCTACAAGCTGTCGCTGAACGGCCAGCCGGCCCCGGTGATCGACAACCTGACGGGCGAGCAGCGCTTCTACATGGGCTTCGGCCAGGTATGGCGCTCGAAGATGCGCGAGGCGCAGCAGATCGTCCAGGTGAAGACCGACCCGCACTCGCCGGGCCAGTTCCGCGCCAACGGCACGGTCGTCAACCAGCCCGGCTTCTACGAAGCGTTCGGCGTGAAGGAAGGCGACAAGCTGTACGTCAAGCCGGAAGAGCGCGTGATCATCTGGTAA
- a CDS encoding M13 family metallopeptidase has product MKRHLLSALTLSLLAGVCGIAGAADKAPASKVATGALASGIAVEYIEPSVRAQDDFFVHTNGKWLKTTEIPADKSSWGSFAKLREDIQPQLRAIIENAAAKAKDADQQRIGDFYASFMDEARVGQLGVTPIKANLAQIAAIADKKELPKLIAEFNRHGVTAPMGFAIHQDNKDSTKYVADFFQDGLGLPDRDYYLKKDDAKLAEALTKYEQHIGKMLTLSGDAKAADNAKAIVGFETELAKIQWTKVELRDPVKAYNKYDIAKVGELMPGFDWNAYLAATGVQGKATYVIVSQPTYFQALDKLLAATPLETLKAYAQWHVVREAAPYLSKQFVDTNFEFYGTVLSGVTENRPRWKRAVSATEAAVGESIGKVYVAEHFPPEHKARMEKLVNNLLVAFKQSINTLDWMTPATKKEAQTKLAKFTTKIGYPNKWLDYSKLTVKRDDLLGNVQRATEFNYNKELNKLGKPIDRDEWLMTPQTVNAYYNPEMNEIVFPASILQPPFFDPKADDAVNYGAIGGVIGHEISHGFDDQGAQYDGDGNLRDWWSAADHKNFKAKTGQLVAQYSAYSPLPGYNVNGELTLGENIGDNSGLAVAYKAYKLSLKGRKAPVIDGLTGDQRFYMGWSQVWRMKMREPALIQQIKTDPHSPGQYRANGTMRNQPGFYEAFKVKDGDKMYLPPKERVIIW; this is encoded by the coding sequence TTGAAACGACATCTTCTGAGTGCATTAACGCTGAGCCTGTTGGCCGGCGTCTGCGGCATTGCCGGCGCGGCCGACAAGGCCCCTGCGAGCAAGGTCGCAACCGGAGCGCTGGCCTCCGGCATTGCAGTCGAGTATATCGAGCCGTCCGTGCGGGCGCAGGACGACTTCTTCGTCCATACCAACGGCAAGTGGCTGAAGACGACGGAAATCCCGGCCGACAAGTCGAGCTGGGGTTCGTTCGCCAAGCTGCGCGAGGACATCCAGCCGCAGCTGCGCGCCATCATCGAGAACGCCGCGGCCAAGGCCAAGGATGCGGACCAGCAGCGCATCGGCGACTTCTACGCCAGCTTCATGGACGAAGCGCGCGTGGGGCAGCTGGGCGTCACGCCGATCAAGGCCAATTTGGCGCAGATCGCGGCCATCGCCGACAAGAAGGAATTGCCGAAGCTGATCGCGGAATTCAACCGCCACGGCGTGACCGCGCCGATGGGCTTCGCCATCCACCAGGACAACAAGGATTCGACCAAGTACGTGGCCGACTTCTTCCAGGATGGCCTGGGCCTGCCGGACCGTGATTACTACCTGAAGAAGGATGATGCCAAGCTGGCGGAAGCGCTGACGAAGTACGAGCAGCACATCGGCAAGATGCTGACCCTGTCCGGCGACGCCAAGGCTGCGGACAACGCCAAGGCCATCGTCGGCTTCGAGACGGAACTGGCGAAGATCCAGTGGACGAAAGTGGAGCTGCGCGACCCCGTCAAGGCGTACAACAAGTACGACATCGCCAAGGTCGGCGAATTGATGCCGGGCTTCGACTGGAACGCCTACCTGGCCGCCACGGGCGTGCAGGGCAAGGCGACGTACGTGATCGTCAGCCAGCCGACCTACTTCCAGGCGCTGGACAAGCTGCTGGCCGCCACGCCGCTGGAAACGCTGAAGGCGTATGCGCAGTGGCACGTGGTGCGTGAGGCGGCACCTTACCTGTCGAAGCAGTTCGTCGACACCAACTTCGAGTTCTACGGCACCGTGCTGTCGGGCGTGACGGAGAACCGTCCGCGCTGGAAGCGGGCCGTCAGCGCCACCGAAGCGGCCGTCGGCGAGAGCATCGGCAAGGTCTACGTGGCCGAGCACTTCCCGCCGGAGCACAAGGCGCGCATGGAAAAGCTCGTCAACAACCTGCTGGTCGCGTTCAAGCAGAGCATCAACACGCTGGACTGGATGACGCCGGCCACGAAGAAGGAAGCGCAAACCAAGCTGGCGAAGTTTACGACCAAGATCGGCTACCCGAACAAGTGGCTGGACTATTCGAAGCTGACGGTCAAGCGCGACGACCTGCTGGGCAACGTGCAGCGCGCCACCGAATTCAACTACAACAAGGAGTTGAACAAGCTGGGCAAACCGATCGACCGCGACGAGTGGCTGATGACGCCGCAGACCGTCAACGCCTACTACAACCCGGAGATGAACGAGATCGTCTTCCCGGCCTCGATCCTGCAGCCGCCGTTCTTCGATCCGAAGGCCGATGACGCGGTCAACTACGGCGCCATCGGCGGCGTGATCGGCCACGAGATCAGCCACGGCTTCGACGACCAGGGCGCCCAGTACGACGGCGACGGCAACCTGCGCGACTGGTGGAGCGCGGCCGACCACAAGAACTTCAAGGCCAAGACGGGCCAGCTGGTGGCACAGTACAGCGCCTACAGCCCGCTGCCGGGCTACAACGTCAACGGCGAACTGACCCTGGGCGAGAACATCGGCGACAACTCCGGCCTGGCCGTGGCGTATAAAGCCTACAAGCTGTCCCTGAAGGGCAGGAAGGCGCCAGTGATCGACGGCCTGACGGGCGACCAGCGCTTCTACATGGGCTGGTCGCAGGTGTGGCGCATGAAGATGCGCGAGCCGGCGCTGATCCAGCAGATCAAGACCGACCCGCACTCGCCAGGCCAGTACCGCGCCAACGGCACGATGCGCAACCAGCCGGGCTTCTACGAAGCCTTCAAGGTCAAGGACGGCGACAAGATGTACCTGCCGCCGAAAGAGCGCGTGATCATCTGGTAA
- a CDS encoding c-type cytochrome, translating to MSDAHHEHQSAIRTPKQLIVAVIGFFLVVTLGIILLVQYVTQQKLPGAGSTAQSPEAIAGRLKPVADEGFTFKDASGPKVLQTGEAIYTSTCQACHGAGVAGAPKTGDAGSWGARIAQGYDTIVKHAIEGIRAMPAKGGNPELDDVEVARAVVFMANQSGGKFKEPEVPAPAAAAAGGDAAAPAAAPAAEPPKG from the coding sequence ATGAGCGACGCACATCACGAACATCAATCCGCCATCCGCACCCCGAAACAGCTGATCGTCGCAGTCATCGGCTTCTTCCTCGTCGTCACCCTCGGCATCATCCTCCTTGTCCAATACGTCACGCAGCAGAAGCTGCCGGGTGCGGGTTCGACCGCGCAGTCGCCGGAAGCCATTGCGGGGCGCTTGAAACCCGTCGCGGACGAGGGCTTCACCTTCAAGGATGCCAGCGGACCGAAAGTGCTGCAGACGGGCGAAGCCATCTATACGTCGACCTGCCAGGCTTGCCATGGCGCCGGTGTCGCCGGTGCGCCGAAAACCGGCGACGCCGGCTCGTGGGGCGCCCGCATCGCCCAGGGTTACGACACCATCGTCAAGCATGCCATCGAGGGCATCCGCGCGATGCCGGCCAAGGGCGGCAATCCGGAGCTGGACGATGTCGAGGTGGCACGTGCCGTCGTGTTCATGGCGAACCAGTCGGGCGGCAAGTTCAAGGAGCCGGAAGTGCCGGCGCCTGCTGCCGCGGCGGCTGGTGGGGATGCTGCGGCGCCGGCTGCCGCGCCGGCGGCGGAGCCTCCGAAGGGTTGA